Proteins from a single region of Pseudomonas sp. BSw22131:
- the rplO gene encoding 50S ribosomal protein L15, with protein MKLNDLSPAPGSRREKHRPGRGIGSGLGKTGGRGHKGQTSRSGGTIAPGFEGGQQPLHRRLPKFGFVSLKAMDRAEVRTSELAKVEGVITVQSLKDANVINQNVQRVKIMLSGEVTRAVTLKGIAATKGARAAIEAAGGKFEE; from the coding sequence ATGAAACTCAATGATCTGAGTCCTGCGCCGGGTTCCCGTCGCGAGAAGCATCGTCCGGGCCGTGGTATTGGTAGCGGTTTGGGTAAGACCGGTGGCCGTGGCCACAAAGGTCAGACCTCCCGTTCCGGCGGTACCATTGCTCCGGGCTTCGAAGGCGGCCAACAGCCGTTGCATCGTCGTCTGCCTAAGTTTGGTTTCGTCTCTTTGAAGGCAATGGATCGTGCTGAAGTTCGCACCTCCGAGCTGGCTAAAGTAGAAGGCGTAATCACTGTGCAGTCTCTGAAGGATGCCAACGTGATCAACCAAAACGTACAGCGTGTGAAAATCATGCTGTCCGGTGAGGTTACTCGCGCAGTCACCCTAAAAGGTATCGCAGCCACCAAAGGTGCGCGTGCGGCTATCGAAGCAGCTGGCGGCAAGTTCGAGGAATAA
- the rplC gene encoding 50S ribosomal protein L3 — MTIGVVGRKCGMTRIFTEEGVSIPVTVIEIEPNRVTQFKTEETDGYRAVQVTVGERRASRVTAAQAGHFAKANVAAGRGVWEFRLEEGDYQAGDLINAEIFAAGQMVDVTGQSKGKGFQGTIKRHNFRGQDNTHGNSVSHRVPGSIGQCQTPGRVFKGKKMSGHMGAERVTVQSLEVVRVDAERNLLLVKGAVPGATGGNLVVRPAAKARG, encoded by the coding sequence ATGACTATTGGTGTAGTCGGTCGTAAATGCGGTATGACCCGTATTTTCACCGAAGAAGGTGTCTCCATTCCGGTTACGGTCATTGAGATCGAGCCGAATCGCGTCACTCAGTTCAAAACCGAAGAAACCGATGGCTATCGCGCAGTGCAAGTCACTGTGGGTGAGCGTCGTGCTTCGCGTGTCACTGCTGCTCAGGCGGGCCATTTCGCCAAGGCGAACGTTGCTGCTGGTCGTGGTGTTTGGGAGTTCCGTCTCGAAGAAGGCGACTACCAGGCTGGCGATCTGATCAACGCCGAAATCTTCGCTGCTGGGCAGATGGTCGATGTGACCGGTCAGTCCAAAGGTAAGGGTTTCCAAGGTACTATCAAGCGCCACAATTTCCGTGGTCAAGATAATACTCACGGTAACTCCGTCTCCCACCGCGTCCCGGGCTCTATCGGCCAGTGCCAGACTCCTGGTCGTGTATTCAAGGGCAAAAAGATGTCCGGTCACATGGGCGCTGAGCGCGTGACTGTGCAGTCCTTGGAAGTGGTGCGCGTGGACGCTGAACGCAATCTGTTGTTGGTCAAGGGCGCCGTTCCTGGTGCTACTGGCGGCAATCTGGTTGTACGTCCAGCAGCCAAGGCTCGCGGTTAA
- the rpsC gene encoding 30S ribosomal protein S3, with amino-acid sequence MGQKVHPIGIRLGIVKEHTSVWYADGRTYADYLFADLKVREYLQDKLKSASVSRIDIHRPAQTARITIHTARPGIVIGKKGEDVEKLRQDLTKQMGVPVHINIEEIRKPELDGMLVAQSVAQQLERRVMFRRAMKRAVQNAMRIGAKGIKIQVSGRLGGAEIARTEWYREGRVPLHTLRADIDYANYEAHTTYGVIGVKVWIFKGEVIGGRQEELKPQAPAPRKKAAK; translated from the coding sequence ATGGGTCAGAAAGTACATCCCATTGGCATTCGCCTGGGAATCGTCAAGGAGCACACCTCCGTCTGGTACGCAGACGGTCGGACTTATGCGGACTATTTGTTCGCTGATCTGAAGGTGCGCGAGTATCTCCAAGACAAACTAAAAAGCGCGTCCGTAAGCCGTATCGATATCCATCGTCCGGCTCAGACTGCACGCATCACCATCCACACCGCTCGTCCCGGCATCGTGATCGGCAAGAAAGGTGAAGATGTTGAGAAGCTGCGTCAGGACCTGACCAAGCAAATGGGTGTGCCTGTGCACATCAATATCGAAGAGATCCGTAAACCGGAGCTGGACGGTATGCTGGTTGCGCAGAGCGTAGCTCAGCAGCTGGAGCGTCGCGTAATGTTCCGTCGCGCTATGAAGCGCGCTGTACAGAACGCAATGCGCATTGGTGCCAAAGGCATCAAAATCCAAGTGAGCGGTCGTCTCGGCGGTGCTGAAATTGCACGTACTGAATGGTATCGCGAAGGTCGTGTGCCACTGCACACCCTCCGTGCCGACATCGACTATGCCAACTACGAAGCTCACACCACTTATGGTGTGATCGGTGTAAAGGTTTGGATCTTCAAAGGCGAAGTAATTGGTGGTCGCCAAGAAGAGCTGAAACCACAAGCACCAGCGCCTCGTAAAAAAGCTGCTAAGTAA
- the rplF gene encoding 50S ribosomal protein L6: MSRVAKNPVKLPSGVEVKLVGQQLSVKGAKGTLDLNIHSSVEIVEEAGELRFAARNGDQQTRAMAGTTRALVNNMVQGVSQGFERKLQLVGVGYKAQAKGTVLNLALGFSHPVDYELPEGITAETPSQTDILIRGIDKQLVGQVAAEIRDFRRPEPYKGKGVRYADEVVRRKEAKKK; encoded by the coding sequence ATGTCACGCGTAGCTAAGAACCCCGTTAAGCTGCCATCAGGCGTCGAAGTCAAACTCGTCGGCCAGCAGCTTTCGGTGAAGGGTGCCAAGGGCACTCTAGACCTGAACATTCATTCGTCTGTTGAGATTGTTGAAGAAGCTGGTGAGTTGCGTTTTGCCGCTCGCAATGGCGATCAACAAACCCGCGCGATGGCCGGTACCACTCGTGCGTTGGTAAACAACATGGTCCAGGGCGTAAGCCAAGGCTTTGAGCGTAAGCTCCAGCTGGTCGGTGTTGGTTACAAAGCGCAAGCAAAAGGCACGGTGCTGAACCTGGCTCTTGGCTTCTCGCACCCAGTGGATTATGAACTGCCGGAAGGCATCACCGCTGAGACGCCCAGCCAGACTGATATCCTTATTCGGGGTATAGACAAGCAGTTGGTTGGTCAAGTGGCCGCTGAGATCCGCGACTTCCGCCGTCCTGAGCCATATAAAGGCAAAGGCGTGCGTTACGCAGACGAAGTCGTCCGTCGTAAAGAAGCCAAGAAGAAGTAG
- the rpsJ gene encoding 30S ribosomal protein S10 has translation MQNQQIRIRLKAFDHRLIDQSTQEIVETAKRTGAQVRGPIPLPTRKERFTVLVSPHVNKDARDQYEIRTHKRVLDIVQPTDKTVDALMKLDLAAGVEVQISLG, from the coding sequence ATGCAAAATCAGCAAATCCGTATCAGGTTGAAGGCTTTTGACCATCGCCTGATCGACCAATCCACCCAGGAAATCGTGGAAACCGCGAAACGTACTGGCGCTCAAGTGCGTGGTCCAATTCCACTGCCTACCCGTAAAGAGCGGTTCACCGTTCTGGTTTCTCCGCACGTCAACAAAGACGCGCGCGACCAGTACGAAATCCGCACTCACAAGCGCGTTCTGGACATCGTCCAGCCGACGGATAAAACCGTTGATGCGCTTATGAAGCTTGATCTTGCGGCCGGTGTGGAAGTGCAGATCAGCCTCGGCTAA
- the rpsS gene encoding 30S ribosomal protein S19 — protein MPRSLKKGPFIDLHLLKKIEVAAEKNDRKPVKTWSRRSMILPQMVGLTIAVHNGRQHVPVLVNEDMVGHKLGEFAGTRTYRGHVADKKAKR, from the coding sequence GTGCCACGTTCTCTGAAAAAAGGTCCTTTTATTGATCTTCACCTACTGAAGAAGATCGAAGTGGCGGCGGAAAAGAACGATCGCAAACCAGTTAAAACCTGGTCGCGCCGTTCAATGATCCTGCCACAAATGGTCGGTTTGACCATTGCTGTGCATAACGGTCGTCAACATGTTCCAGTTCTCGTGAACGAAGACATGGTCGGCCACAAACTAGGCGAGTTTGCCGGTACCCGCACATACCGTGGGCACGTGGCAGACAAGAAAGCCAAGCGTTAA
- the rpmD gene encoding 50S ribosomal protein L30 has product MATVKVTLVKSMTGRIPNHKLCVKGLGLRRIGHTVEVIDTPENRGMINKAYYMLRVEG; this is encoded by the coding sequence ATGGCTACCGTTAAAGTCACGCTGGTCAAAAGCATGACCGGCCGCATCCCTAACCACAAATTGTGCGTTAAGGGATTGGGTCTGCGTCGCATCGGTCACACTGTAGAAGTTATTGATACTCCTGAGAATCGCGGGATGATCAACAAGGCTTATTACATGCTGCGAGTCGAGGGTTAA
- the rplR gene encoding 50S ribosomal protein L18 — MTVKKVTRLRRARKARLKMHELEVVRLCVYRSSQHIYAQVISADGSKVLANASTLDKELRDGATGNIDAATKVGQLIAERAKAAGVSQVAFDRSGFKYHGRVKALADAAREGGLEF, encoded by the coding sequence ATGACCGTCAAAAAAGTTACCCGACTGCGTCGCGCTCGCAAAGCACGCTTGAAAATGCACGAACTCGAAGTCGTGCGTCTCTGCGTGTACCGCTCTTCGCAGCACATTTATGCCCAGGTCATCTCGGCCGACGGCAGCAAAGTCTTGGCAAACGCCTCGACTTTGGACAAAGAACTGCGTGATGGTGCCACCGGCAACATTGACGCGGCCACTAAGGTTGGCCAGCTGATCGCTGAGCGTGCGAAAGCCGCCGGTGTATCGCAAGTGGCTTTCGACCGTTCTGGCTTCAAGTACCACGGCCGCGTCAAGGCGCTGGCTGATGCTGCTCGTGAAGGCGGGCTGGAGTTCTAA
- the rpsH gene encoding 30S ribosomal protein S8 — MSMQDPLADMLTRIRNAQMAEKPVVSMPSSTLKVAVAKVLKDEGYIAGYQISSEIKPLLSIELKYFEGRPVIEEVKRVSRPGLRQYKSVDELPKVRGGLGVSIVSTNKGVMTDRAARAAGVGGEVLCTVF; from the coding sequence ATGAGTATGCAGGACCCGTTAGCGGACATGCTAACTCGTATCCGTAATGCCCAGATGGCTGAAAAGCCCGTCGTAAGCATGCCATCTTCTACGTTGAAGGTAGCTGTAGCCAAAGTTCTGAAGGACGAAGGTTACATTGCGGGTTATCAGATCAGCAGCGAAATCAAGCCGTTGCTGTCCATCGAGCTGAAGTACTTCGAAGGCCGTCCGGTCATCGAGGAAGTTAAGCGCGTTAGCCGTCCAGGCCTGCGTCAGTACAAGTCCGTCGATGAGTTGCCAAAAGTTCGTGGCGGCCTCGGTGTGTCTATCGTCTCCACCAACAAAGGTGTGATGACGGATCGTGCTGCGCGCGCCGCCGGTGTCGGCGGCGAAGTTCTTTGCACAGTGTTCTAA
- the rplX gene encoding 50S ribosomal protein L24: protein MQKIRRDDEIIVIAGKDKGKRGKVLKVLADDRLVVGGINLVKRHTKPNPASGVQGGIVEKEAPLHASNVAIFNGATNKADRVGFKVEEGKKIRVFKSTQKAVDA, encoded by the coding sequence ATGCAAAAGATTCGTCGTGACGACGAGATCATCGTGATCGCCGGCAAAGACAAAGGTAAGCGCGGTAAGGTGCTCAAGGTTCTCGCTGATGACCGTCTGGTCGTTGGTGGGATCAACCTGGTTAAGCGTCATACCAAGCCAAACCCCGCGTCGGGCGTACAAGGCGGTATCGTCGAAAAGGAAGCGCCATTGCACGCTTCTAACGTCGCCATTTTCAACGGCGCAACCAACAAGGCTGACCGCGTTGGTTTCAAAGTCGAAGAAGGCAAAAAAATTCGTGTCTTCAAGTCGACCCAAAAAGCGGTTGATGCTTGA
- the rplD gene encoding 50S ribosomal protein L4: protein MQLNVNDAQAIEVSELTFGGEFNETLVHQAVVAYMAGGRQGSKQQKTRSDVSGGGKRPWRQKGTGRARAGTIRSPIWRGGGTTFAARPQDHSQKLNKKMYRAAMRSILAELVRTDRLVVVQDFAVEAPKTKDLLNKLNDMGLTDVLIVSDAVDQNLYLAARNLPHVDVRDVQGSDPVSLIAYDKVLITVSAVKKFEELLG, encoded by the coding sequence ATGCAATTAAATGTAAATGACGCTCAAGCAATCGAAGTTTCCGAACTGACATTTGGCGGCGAATTCAACGAGACGCTGGTTCACCAAGCGGTTGTCGCCTATATGGCTGGCGGCCGTCAAGGTAGCAAGCAGCAAAAGACCCGTTCCGACGTATCCGGTGGTGGTAAGCGCCCATGGCGTCAGAAGGGTACTGGCCGCGCTCGTGCCGGTACTATCCGTAGCCCAATTTGGCGTGGCGGCGGTACTACTTTTGCAGCCCGTCCTCAGGATCACTCTCAGAAGCTCAACAAGAAGATGTATCGCGCAGCAATGCGTTCCATCCTTGCTGAACTGGTCCGTACTGATCGGCTGGTCGTGGTTCAGGATTTCGCTGTTGAAGCGCCGAAAACCAAAGACTTGCTGAATAAGCTGAATGACATGGGCCTGACTGATGTCTTGATCGTGTCTGACGCTGTTGACCAGAATCTGTACCTGGCTGCTCGCAACCTGCCACACGTTGATGTACGTGATGTTCAGGGTTCCGATCCAGTTAGTCTGATCGCATACGACAAAGTGTTGATCACTGTGTCGGCCGTGAAGAAATTCGAGGAGCTGCTGGGATGA
- the rplN gene encoding 50S ribosomal protein L14, which yields MIQTQSMLDVADNSGARRVMCIKVLGGSHRRYAGIGDIIKVTVKEAIPRGKVKKGQVMTAVVVRTRHGVRRADGSIIRFDGNAAVLLNNKQEPIGTRIFGPVTRELRTEKFMKIVSLAPEVL from the coding sequence ATGATTCAGACTCAATCCATGCTCGATGTGGCCGATAACAGCGGCGCTCGCCGCGTTATGTGCATCAAGGTGCTTGGTGGCTCTCATCGTCGTTACGCTGGTATCGGTGACATCATCAAGGTAACCGTGAAGGAAGCAATTCCGCGCGGTAAGGTGAAGAAAGGTCAAGTGATGACTGCTGTTGTAGTCCGCACTCGCCACGGTGTTCGTCGCGCAGACGGCTCCATCATTCGCTTTGATGGCAACGCTGCTGTTCTTTTGAACAACAAGCAAGAGCCGATCGGCACCCGTATCTTTGGGCCAGTGACCCGTGAACTTCGTACTGAGAAGTTCATGAAGATCGTCTCGCTCGCCCCAGAAGTGCTGTAA
- the rplW gene encoding 50S ribosomal protein L23 → MNQERVFKVLLGPHVSEKATVLADKKGQFVFKVATDATKLEIKKAVESLFSVKVERVTTLNVLGKSKRTARGLGKRNDWKKAVISLQPGQDLDFSSSAE, encoded by the coding sequence ATGAACCAGGAACGCGTATTTAAAGTTCTACTTGGCCCGCACGTTTCCGAAAAGGCCACGGTTCTGGCTGACAAGAAAGGCCAGTTCGTTTTCAAGGTCGCTACCGATGCGACCAAGCTGGAAATCAAGAAGGCCGTCGAAAGCCTGTTCAGCGTGAAAGTTGAGCGAGTTACTACCCTGAATGTTCTGGGTAAGAGCAAGCGCACTGCTCGCGGTCTGGGCAAGCGTAATGACTGGAAGAAGGCAGTTATCTCCCTTCAGCCAGGCCAAGATCTCGATTTCAGCAGCAGTGCTGAGTAA
- the rplB gene encoding 50S ribosomal protein L2 produces MAIVKCKPTSPGRRFVVKVVNQELHKGAPHAPLLEKKSKSGGRNNNGRITTRHIGGGHKQHYRMVDFRRNDKDGIAATVERIEYDPNRTAHIALLLYADGERRYIIAPKGVSAGDQLIAGALAPIKPGNALQLRNIPVGSTIHGIELKPGKGAQIARSAGASAQLIAREGVYVTLRLRSGEMRKVLAECRATLGEVSNSEHSLRSLGKAGAKRWRGVRPTVRGVAMNPVDHPHGGGEGRTSGGRHPVSPWGFPTKGAKTRGNKRTDKMIVRRRK; encoded by the coding sequence ATGGCAATCGTTAAATGCAAACCGACTTCCCCTGGCCGCCGTTTTGTGGTCAAGGTGGTCAATCAGGAGCTGCATAAAGGCGCTCCTCACGCACCGCTGCTCGAGAAAAAATCGAAGTCTGGTGGTCGTAACAACAATGGCCGTATTACCACGCGTCACATCGGTGGTGGTCACAAGCAGCATTATCGTATGGTCGACTTCCGTCGCAACGACAAAGATGGCATCGCAGCCACTGTTGAGCGTATCGAATACGATCCAAACCGTACTGCTCACATTGCGTTGCTGCTTTACGCAGACGGCGAGCGTCGCTACATCATCGCACCTAAAGGTGTGAGCGCTGGCGACCAGCTGATCGCGGGTGCATTGGCTCCAATCAAGCCGGGTAACGCTCTTCAACTGCGTAATATTCCAGTTGGTAGCACTATCCACGGTATTGAGCTGAAGCCAGGCAAAGGTGCTCAGATCGCACGCTCCGCTGGTGCTTCGGCTCAGCTGATCGCTCGTGAAGGTGTCTACGTGACTTTGCGTCTTCGCTCCGGCGAGATGCGTAAAGTGCTCGCTGAATGCCGTGCAACGTTGGGCGAAGTCTCGAACTCCGAGCATAGCCTTCGTTCCCTGGGTAAGGCTGGTGCAAAGCGCTGGCGTGGCGTTCGCCCAACCGTTCGTGGTGTTGCCATGAACCCGGTTGACCACCCACATGGTGGTGGTGAAGGTCGTACCTCTGGTGGTCGTCATCCGGTATCGCCGTGGGGCTTCCCGACTAAGGGCGCGAAGACTCGTGGTAATAAGCGTACCGACAAAATGATCGTCCGTCGTCGCAAGTAA
- the rplP gene encoding 50S ribosomal protein L16, whose translation MLQPKRTKFRKQMTGHNRGLALRGSKVSFGEYALKSVARGRLTARQIESARRALTRHVKRGGKIWIRVFPDKPVTKKPLEVRMGKGKGNVEYWVAQIQPGKVLYEIEGVSEELAREAFALAAAKLPLATSFVKRTVM comes from the coding sequence ATGTTGCAACCAAAGCGTACGAAGTTCCGCAAGCAGATGACTGGCCACAACCGTGGCTTGGCACTGCGCGGTAGCAAAGTCAGCTTCGGCGAATATGCGCTGAAGTCTGTAGCTCGTGGTCGTCTCACCGCTCGTCAGATCGAGTCAGCGCGTCGTGCTCTGACCCGTCACGTTAAACGTGGCGGCAAGATCTGGATCCGTGTATTCCCGGACAAGCCTGTTACCAAGAAGCCACTCGAAGTTCGTATGGGTAAAGGTAAGGGTAACGTGGAGTACTGGGTTGCCCAGATTCAGCCAGGTAAAGTCCTGTATGAAATCGAGGGTGTGTCTGAAGAGTTGGCGCGTGAGGCTTTCGCCCTGGCTGCTGCAAAGCTGCCGCTCGCCACCTCCTTTGTTAAGCGGACGGTGATGTGA
- the tuf gene encoding elongation factor Tu, whose product MAKEKFDRTLPHVNVGTIGHVDHGKTTLTAALTRVCSEVFGSAVVAFDKIDSAPEEKARGITINTAHVEYNSKIRHYAHVDCPGHADYVKNMITGAAQMDGAILVCSAADGPMPQTREHILLSRQVGVPYIVVFLNKADMVDDAELLELVEMEVRDLLSTYDFPGDDTPIIIGSALMALNGQDDNEMGTTAVRKLVETLDSYIPDPVRVIDKPFLMPIEDVFSISGRGTVVTGRIERGIVKVQDSLEIVGLRDTVVTTCTGVEMFRKLLDEGRAGENCGVLLRGTKRDDVERGQVLVKPGSVKPHTTFEAEVYVLSKEEGGRHTPFFKGYRPQFYFRTTDVTGNCELPEGVEMVMPGDNVKMVVTLIKTIAMEDGLRFAIREGGRTVGAGVVAKIIT is encoded by the coding sequence GTGGCTAAAGAAAAATTTGATCGTACCCTTCCGCACGTCAACGTTGGCACCATTGGTCACGTTGACCACGGTAAAACCACGCTGACCGCTGCTCTGACTCGCGTCTGCTCCGAAGTTTTCGGTTCGGCCGTTGTTGCTTTCGACAAGATCGACAGCGCTCCGGAAGAAAAGGCTCGTGGCATTACCATTAACACTGCGCACGTTGAGTACAACTCGAAGATCCGTCACTACGCTCACGTTGACTGCCCGGGTCACGCTGACTATGTGAAGAACATGATCACTGGTGCTGCTCAGATGGACGGCGCTATTCTGGTTTGTTCGGCCGCTGACGGTCCGATGCCGCAAACCCGCGAGCACATCCTGCTGTCCCGTCAGGTTGGCGTTCCGTACATCGTTGTCTTCCTGAACAAGGCTGACATGGTTGACGACGCTGAGCTGCTGGAGCTGGTTGAGATGGAAGTGCGCGATCTGCTGAGCACTTATGACTTCCCGGGTGACGACACTCCGATCATCATCGGTTCTGCTCTGATGGCTCTGAACGGCCAAGATGACAACGAAATGGGCACCACTGCCGTTCGTAAACTGGTTGAGACTCTGGACAGCTACATCCCAGATCCAGTTCGTGTTATCGACAAGCCGTTCCTCATGCCAATCGAAGACGTATTCTCGATCTCTGGTCGCGGTACTGTCGTAACTGGCCGTATCGAGCGCGGTATCGTCAAGGTTCAGGATTCGCTGGAAATCGTTGGCCTGCGTGACACCGTTGTTACCACCTGCACCGGTGTTGAAATGTTCCGTAAGCTGCTCGATGAAGGTCGTGCTGGCGAGAACTGCGGCGTGCTGCTTCGCGGCACCAAGCGTGACGACGTAGAGCGTGGCCAGGTTCTGGTCAAGCCAGGTTCTGTTAAGCCGCACACTACCTTCGAAGCAGAAGTTTACGTGTTGAGTAAAGAAGAAGGCGGTCGTCACACTCCGTTCTTCAAAGGCTACCGTCCACAGTTCTACTTCCGGACCACTGACGTGACCGGTAACTGCGAGCTGCCGGAAGGCGTTGAAATGGTAATGCCAGGCGACAACGTTAAAATGGTTGTCACCCTGATCAAAACCATCGCAATGGAAGATGGTCTGCGTTTCGCTATCCGTGAGGGCGGTCGTACCGTCGGCGCTGGCGTCGTAGCCAAAATCATCACTTAA
- the rpsN gene encoding 30S ribosomal protein S14, translating to MAKTSMKNRELKRQLTVKKYAKKRAELKAIIVDLNASPEARWEAQVALQKQPRDASASRMRNRCRLTGRPHGVYRKFGLGRNMLRQAAMRGDVPGLVKASW from the coding sequence ATGGCCAAGACGAGCATGAAAAACCGCGAGCTGAAGCGTCAGCTCACGGTCAAGAAGTACGCCAAAAAGCGTGCAGAGCTGAAGGCAATCATCGTAGATCTGAACGCAAGTCCAGAAGCGCGCTGGGAAGCCCAGGTAGCCCTGCAGAAGCAACCGCGTGATGCAAGCGCTTCGCGCATGCGCAACCGTTGCCGCTTGACTGGTCGTCCGCACGGCGTTTACCGCAAGTTCGGCCTTGGCCGTAACATGCTGCGCCAAGCAGCAATGCGTGGCGACGTACCAGGTCTGGTTAAGGCCAGCTGGTGA
- the rpmC gene encoding 50S ribosomal protein L29, with protein sequence MKANELREKSAQQLNEQLLGLLRDQFNLRMQKATGQLGQSHLLSQVKRDIARVKTVLNQQAGK encoded by the coding sequence ATGAAAGCGAATGAACTTCGTGAAAAATCAGCACAGCAGCTGAACGAGCAACTGCTCGGCCTGCTGCGCGACCAGTTCAATCTGCGTATGCAGAAAGCAACTGGCCAGTTGGGGCAGTCTCACCTGCTCTCGCAAGTTAAGCGTGACATCGCTCGCGTGAAGACTGTGCTCAACCAGCAGGCAGGTAAGTAA
- the rplE gene encoding 50S ribosomal protein L5, with translation MARLKEIYRKEIAPKLKEELKLSNVMEVPRVTKITLNMGLGEAIGDKKVIEHAVADLEKITGQKVVVTYARKSIAGFKVREGWPIGVKVTLRRDRMYEFLDRLLSISLPRVRDFRGLNAKSFDGRGNYSMGVKEQIIFPEIDYDKIDALRGLDITLTTTARTDEEGRALLRAFKFPFRN, from the coding sequence ATGGCACGACTAAAAGAGATTTATCGGAAGGAAATCGCTCCGAAGCTTAAGGAAGAACTTAAGCTTTCGAACGTGATGGAAGTTCCGCGCGTTACCAAGATCACCCTGAACATGGGTCTGGGCGAGGCGATCGGCGACAAAAAAGTCATCGAACACGCTGTAGCTGACTTGGAAAAGATCACCGGTCAAAAAGTCGTTGTGACTTACGCTCGGAAATCCATTGCTGGCTTTAAAGTCCGCGAAGGTTGGCCAATTGGCGTTAAAGTTACCCTGCGCCGCGACCGTATGTACGAATTCCTGGATCGTCTGCTGTCGATCTCCCTGCCTCGGGTCCGTGACTTTCGCGGCCTGAATGCCAAGTCCTTCGATGGTCGTGGCAATTACAGCATGGGCGTTAAAGAGCAGATTATTTTCCCGGAAATCGATTACGACAAGATCGATGCTCTGCGCGGTCTGGACATTACCCTGACCACCACTGCACGTACGGACGAAGAAGGTCGCGCATTGCTGCGCGCTTTCAAGTTCCCGTTCCGCAACTGA
- the rpsE gene encoding 30S ribosomal protein S5: MSNNDQKRDEGYIEKLVQVNRVAKTVKGGRIFTFTALTVVGDGKGRVGFGRGKSREVPAAIQKAMEAARRNMIQVDLNGTTLQYAMKSAHGASKVYMQPASEGTGIIAGGAMRAVLEVAGVQNVLAKCYGSTNPVNVVHATFKGLKAMQSPESIAAKRGLNVKEIF, from the coding sequence ATGTCAAATAACGACCAAAAACGCGACGAAGGTTACATCGAGAAACTGGTTCAGGTTAATCGTGTAGCTAAAACCGTCAAAGGCGGCCGTATTTTCACTTTCACCGCGTTGACCGTGGTGGGTGATGGTAAGGGCCGTGTTGGCTTCGGCCGTGGCAAGTCACGTGAAGTGCCTGCTGCGATCCAGAAGGCAATGGAAGCTGCTCGCCGCAACATGATCCAGGTTGATCTGAACGGCACCACGCTTCAGTACGCTATGAAGTCTGCACATGGCGCCTCCAAGGTGTACATGCAGCCTGCTTCGGAAGGTACTGGCATCATCGCTGGCGGCGCTATGCGCGCAGTGCTTGAAGTAGCTGGTGTGCAGAACGTATTGGCCAAGTGCTACGGTTCGACTAACCCTGTAAACGTGGTTCACGCTACGTTCAAAGGTTTGAAGGCTATGCAGTCTCCTGAGTCCATCGCTGCGAAGCGTGGCTTGAACGTCAAGGAGATCTTCTGA
- the rplV gene encoding 50S ribosomal protein L22, translating into MEVAAKLSGARISAQKARLVADQIRGKKVGEALNLLAFSSKKAAEILKKVLESAVANAEHNEGADVDDLKVSTVFVNEGRSLKRIMPRAKGRADRIVKRSCHITVKVADK; encoded by the coding sequence ATGGAAGTAGCCGCTAAGTTGTCGGGCGCTCGAATCTCCGCCCAGAAAGCCCGCTTGGTCGCCGACCAGATCCGCGGGAAGAAGGTGGGCGAAGCGCTCAACCTGTTGGCTTTCAGCAGTAAGAAAGCCGCCGAGATCCTGAAAAAAGTGCTGGAGTCGGCTGTAGCCAACGCCGAGCACAACGAAGGCGCAGACGTTGATGACCTTAAGGTCTCCACCGTTTTCGTCAACGAAGGGCGTTCGCTGAAGCGAATCATGCCACGTGCCAAAGGCCGTGCTGATCGCATCGTCAAGCGGTCTTGCCATATCACTGTCAAGGTTGCTGACAAGTAA
- the rpsQ gene encoding 30S ribosomal protein S17, which yields MAEAEKTVRTLTGRVVSDKMDKTITVLIERRVKHPIYGKYVKRSTKLHAHDETNQCHIGDKVTICETRPMAKTKSWALVDVLERAVEV from the coding sequence ATGGCTGAAGCCGAAAAAACCGTCCGTACGCTGACTGGCCGTGTTGTCAGCGACAAGATGGACAAGACCATCACCGTTTTGATTGAGCGTCGCGTCAAGCACCCTATCTACGGTAAATACGTTAAGCGTTCGACTAAGCTGCACGCGCACGACGAAACCAATCAGTGCCACATCGGCGACAAGGTCACTATTTGTGAGACTCGTCCGATGGCCAAGACTAAATCTTGGGCGCTTGTTGATGTTCTCGAACGCGCTGTGGAAGTCTAA